Proteins from a single region of Sphingomonas sp.:
- a CDS encoding isoprenyl transferase, protein MAAKPAPAAPVAPPRHVAIIMDGNGRWAKKRFLPRIAGHKQGVEAVRRIARAARTLGIEVLTLYAFSSENWRRPEEEVRDLMGLLRHFLASELDELVSEGVKLRVIGDWRKLSPDLVGMIEGAIARTASNPGPTLAIALNYGAQAELATAARQLAEQARAGTLDPASIDEAALENALDTGDLPPLDLLIRTSGEQRLSNFLLWQAAYAEFLFVDTLWPDFDEEALRDALDVFGKRQRRFGGL, encoded by the coding sequence ATGGCGGCCAAGCCCGCTCCAGCAGCGCCCGTCGCGCCGCCTCGCCACGTCGCCATCATTATGGATGGTAATGGCCGCTGGGCGAAGAAGCGGTTTCTGCCGCGCATTGCCGGGCACAAGCAGGGCGTTGAGGCCGTTCGCCGCATTGCCCGCGCCGCCCGAACGCTCGGTATCGAGGTGCTGACGCTCTACGCCTTCTCGTCGGAGAATTGGCGCCGCCCGGAAGAGGAGGTCCGTGATCTGATGGGCCTGCTTCGCCATTTCCTGGCGAGCGAGCTCGACGAACTGGTCTCCGAAGGCGTGAAGCTTCGCGTGATCGGCGACTGGCGCAAGCTCTCGCCCGATCTGGTCGGCATGATCGAGGGCGCCATCGCGCGTACCGCGAGCAATCCGGGGCCGACGCTGGCGATCGCGCTCAACTACGGTGCGCAGGCCGAGCTTGCCACGGCCGCCCGCCAGCTCGCCGAGCAGGCCAGGGCCGGGACGCTGGACCCCGCGAGCATCGATGAAGCCGCGCTGGAGAATGCGCTCGACACCGGCGATCTCCCGCCGCTTGACCTGTTGATCCGCACCTCGGGCGAGCAGCGGCTGTCCAACTTCCTGCTGTGGCAGGCGGCCTATGCCGAATTCCTGTTCGTCGACACGCTGTGGCCCGATTTCGACGAGGAAGCGCTCCGCGATGCGCTCGACGTGTTCGGCAAACGTCAGCGCCGGTTCGGCGGCCTGTGA
- a CDS encoding phosphatidate cytidylyltransferase: MSKGSDLGTRFGVAMLLIAGAGFALYWGGTVFWLVLVVAALLMMSEWCELAGAELKQIRTSQYALSVPLAAMCPFALAPAGLELGLIGAAFFFLGAVTRNFRLALGILYIGLPVLALIVLRDQPQGLLVTFWAMGLVWAADSAAYFAGRAIGGPKLAPAISPKKTWSGFIGGLLGATVGAFGLAWLFGLPIQLAYVTPLLAILSVLGDLYESNLKRQAGVKDSGKVLPGHGGLLDRLDGLVFVAPPAALLVLALT; the protein is encoded by the coding sequence GTGAGCAAGGGCTCCGATCTCGGCACGCGCTTCGGCGTGGCGATGCTGCTGATCGCCGGGGCGGGCTTCGCGCTCTATTGGGGCGGCACGGTATTCTGGCTGGTGCTGGTCGTGGCGGCGCTGCTGATGATGAGCGAATGGTGCGAGCTTGCCGGCGCGGAGCTCAAGCAGATCCGCACATCGCAATACGCCCTCTCGGTGCCGCTGGCGGCGATGTGCCCGTTCGCGCTGGCACCGGCCGGGCTCGAACTGGGCCTGATCGGCGCGGCGTTTTTCTTCCTCGGCGCCGTCACCAGGAATTTCAGGCTGGCGCTCGGGATCCTCTATATCGGGTTGCCGGTCCTCGCCCTGATCGTGTTGCGCGATCAACCGCAAGGGTTGCTGGTCACGTTCTGGGCGATGGGGCTGGTCTGGGCTGCTGACAGCGCCGCCTATTTCGCCGGCCGTGCGATCGGCGGACCCAAGCTGGCGCCCGCGATCAGCCCCAAAAAGACCTGGTCGGGGTTCATTGGCGGCTTGCTCGGTGCGACGGTCGGCGCGTTCGGGCTTGCCTGGCTGTTCGGTCTCCCGATCCAGCTGGCCTATGTCACGCCCTTGCTCGCGATCCTCTCGGTGCTGGGCGATCTCTATGAGAGCAATCTCAAGCGCCAGGCGGGTGTGAAGGATTCGGGCAAAGTGCTGCCGGGTCATGGCGGCCTGCTCGACCGGCTCGACGGACTGGTGTTCGTGGCGCCGCCCGCCGCGCTGCTGGTGCTGGCGCTCACCTGA
- a CDS encoding 1-deoxy-D-xylulose-5-phosphate reductoisomerase, whose amino-acid sequence MKRVTILGATGSVGTSTLDLIERAPEQFEVVALTANCDVARLAAAAIRTRAKLAVVADPDCLPPLREALSGSDVEARAGPDAVCEAARMNADWTMAAIVGAAGLKPVMAALEAGGTVALANKEALVSAGDVMTAAARAAGTTLLPVDSEHNAVFQCLDRTAPERVRRIVLTASGGPFRTTSLEAMRTITPAQAVAHPNWSMGAKISVDSATLMNKGLELIEAFHLFPVSAGQLDVLVHPQSVVHSMVEYVDGSTLAQLGPPDMRVPIAYALAWPERMETPCERLDLAAIGRLDFEAPDYVRFPALKLAREALAAGGARPAILNAANEVAVAAFLAGAVKFLEIAAIVSDTLARYDPAAPESLDAVLAIDAEARARAAERVKDCVV is encoded by the coding sequence ATGAAGCGCGTGACGATATTGGGCGCGACCGGCTCGGTCGGTACGTCGACGCTCGACCTGATCGAGCGTGCGCCCGAGCAGTTCGAAGTCGTCGCGCTCACCGCCAATTGCGACGTGGCCAGGCTCGCCGCAGCCGCGATCCGGACCAGGGCGAAGCTCGCCGTCGTTGCCGATCCGGATTGCCTGCCGCCACTCCGGGAGGCGTTGTCCGGCTCGGACGTCGAGGCAAGGGCAGGGCCCGACGCCGTCTGCGAAGCCGCCCGCATGAACGCCGATTGGACCATGGCCGCGATCGTCGGCGCCGCCGGTCTGAAGCCAGTGATGGCGGCGCTGGAAGCGGGCGGGACCGTTGCGCTCGCCAACAAGGAGGCGCTGGTCTCGGCGGGCGACGTCATGACCGCCGCCGCCCGCGCTGCGGGGACGACGCTGCTTCCGGTCGATTCGGAACACAATGCGGTGTTCCAATGCCTCGACCGCACCGCACCCGAGCGCGTCCGCCGTATCGTCCTCACCGCTAGCGGCGGTCCGTTCCGCACCACTTCGCTGGAAGCGATGCGCACGATCACACCGGCCCAGGCGGTCGCGCACCCCAATTGGTCGATGGGCGCCAAGATCTCAGTCGATTCGGCGACGCTGATGAACAAGGGGCTCGAGCTGATCGAGGCGTTTCATCTGTTCCCGGTCAGTGCCGGCCAGCTCGACGTGCTCGTGCACCCGCAGTCGGTCGTCCATTCGATGGTCGAATATGTCGATGGCTCGACGCTCGCTCAGCTCGGTCCGCCCGATATGCGCGTGCCGATCGCCTATGCGCTGGCCTGGCCGGAACGGATGGAGACGCCGTGCGAGCGGCTCGACCTCGCGGCGATCGGTAGGCTCGACTTCGAGGCGCCTGATTATGTCCGTTTTCCCGCGCTGAAGCTTGCCCGCGAAGCGCTGGCCGCCGGCGGCGCCCGCCCGGCCATCCTCAACGCGGCCAACGAGGTCGCGGTCGCGGCCTTCCTTGCCGGTGCCGTCAAGTTTCTTGAAATTGCCGCAATCGTTTCCGATACGCTTGCCCGCTACGATCCCGCAGCCCCGGAAAGCCTCGATGCCGTGCTGGCGATCGACGCGGAGGCGAGGGCGCGGGCGGCCGAGCGTGTAAAGGACTGCGTCGTTTGA
- a CDS encoding M50 family metallopeptidase has protein sequence MIENPGILLTILAFALVIGPLVFLHEMGHYLAGRWFGVKADEFAIGFGREVAGFTDRRGTRWKFGWLPLGGYVRFAGDMNPASQPSPEWLSLPAHERAQTFQSKPLWQRAIIVAAGPIANFVIAILILAAFAFAYGDNRTPSTVGIVLEGSAAAQAGLQQGDRIVSLGGRSVETYRDLAKYTQLRPDEAVHIQYERAGVLREADTVIGVRTEKDRFGNIFKIGQLGVGPSDPVLTPVGLLEAPLVGLRTTRDIVQMTIDGLGQIITGRRSITELGGPLKIAQVSGERLAMGPGEFVFLIALVSINLGFINLLPVPVLDGGHLLFYAVEAVRRKPAEPQVMEWAFRGGLIAILALMLFVTLNDLGAFGVWKNLAGLIG, from the coding sequence TTGATCGAAAATCCCGGCATCCTTCTCACGATCCTGGCATTCGCGCTCGTGATCGGGCCACTCGTTTTCCTGCACGAGATGGGACATTACCTCGCGGGGCGCTGGTTCGGCGTGAAGGCCGACGAGTTCGCGATCGGATTCGGCCGTGAGGTCGCCGGTTTCACCGACAGGCGCGGCACCCGCTGGAAGTTCGGCTGGCTGCCGCTGGGTGGCTATGTCCGCTTCGCGGGCGACATGAATCCCGCCAGCCAGCCTTCGCCCGAATGGCTGTCGCTACCGGCGCACGAGCGCGCGCAGACCTTCCAGTCCAAGCCGCTGTGGCAGCGGGCGATCATCGTCGCCGCCGGGCCCATAGCCAATTTCGTCATCGCGATCCTGATCCTTGCCGCGTTCGCCTTTGCCTATGGCGACAATCGCACCCCCAGCACCGTCGGTATCGTGCTGGAGGGAAGCGCCGCCGCGCAGGCAGGGTTGCAGCAAGGCGATCGCATCGTTTCGTTGGGCGGGCGCTCGGTCGAGACCTATCGCGATCTCGCCAAATACACCCAGCTTCGCCCCGATGAGGCGGTTCATATCCAGTATGAACGGGCGGGTGTGTTGCGCGAGGCCGATACCGTCATTGGCGTGCGCACGGAAAAGGATCGCTTCGGAAACATCTTCAAGATCGGCCAGCTTGGCGTCGGCCCGTCCGATCCGGTGCTGACGCCGGTAGGACTGCTCGAAGCACCGCTCGTCGGACTGCGGACGACGCGCGATATCGTCCAGATGACGATTGACGGCCTCGGTCAGATCATCACCGGCCGCCGTTCGATCACCGAGCTTGGCGGTCCGCTCAAGATCGCGCAGGTCTCGGGTGAGCGTCTCGCAATGGGACCCGGCGAGTTTGTGTTCCTGATCGCGCTGGTTTCCATTAATCTCGGATTCATCAACCTGTTGCCAGTCCCGGTGCTGGATGGCGGTCACCTGCTGTTCTACGCAGTCGAGGCCGTCCGGCGGAAACCGGCCGAGCCGCAGGTAATGGAATGGGCGTTTCGCGGCGGCCTCATCGCAATTCTCGCGCTGATGCTGTTCGTCACGCTCAACGATCTGGGAGCTTTTGGCGTCTGGAAAAATCTGGCCGGGTTGATCGGCTGA
- the bamA gene encoding outer membrane protein assembly factor BamA: protein MGARATATLLAGTILSGMGLSGAAIAQTAPAAAQEVAAPPVQETRTVKTLRVEGSQRIEPDTVLSYTRLRVGTEYTNEVVDQAIKDLLASELLADVQIEGVDTGNLVIRIRENPVINRVIFEGNKRLKQEKIDKEVKLRPRQIFTRTAVRADVARIIELYRRQGRFAANVEPKMVSLDQNRVDVVFEINEGPKSKVRQINIIGNEVFSDGKLRGEMATKQSRITSLFSSNTSYDQDRLAYDQQKLRQFYLTEGYADFRVISAVAELTPDKKDFIITYVVEEGPRYKFGPVTVDSAIRDFDDKKLAAAVPIKEGQWYNAKAVEDTVEQLSETAGIFGYAFADVRPDFQRDRENLTMTMNFRIAEANRTYIERIDITGNRQTQDKVIRREFRVAEGDAFNTFLVKRSQDRINSLGYFQDKFEIERKEGSAPDRIVLAANVEEKANGELTLSAGFSSLEQFILQASIRQRNFRGKGQTISASVDYSTYSKSVELGFTEPYLFDTNVALGGSVFRRDYNAFNYIGSDRRTTYGQVSTGFQLVAGVPLTEYWTLSGRYSLMQDDVTLDRSSFYTDMNGNGSFDANECDPVKAGRYYCEAVGKRITSLVGLSLIYDSLNSRLRPTRGQRLTLGTDFAGLGGDVKYARARIDADKYWSVGGGFIFSVSAEGGYIHSFEKAKSPGSDPVRITDRFYLGEPQFRGFDIRGVGPRVQRIAYTGDPTTGTQLLVTDREQIIDDAIGGKAYYLTKAELEIPLGAGAAEMGLRPSIFVMAGSLFSITRPAKTIEFTQARDTSGTLLYNTDGSPTLLPKDNLINDANGNALYVVSGSDTTNAGALTTCTVGFSATSGGPCIGTSINTRYNVPTAPFFERYVGDSARPRLSIGFGVNWNSPFGPLRIDIAKALLRAKGDDTKLVTFNVGTQF from the coding sequence ATGGGCGCACGTGCCACGGCGACGCTCCTCGCGGGGACCATCCTTTCCGGAATGGGCCTGAGCGGGGCGGCAATCGCGCAAACTGCCCCGGCGGCCGCACAGGAGGTCGCCGCGCCTCCCGTTCAGGAGACCCGCACGGTCAAGACCCTGCGAGTCGAAGGCTCGCAGCGTATCGAGCCCGATACGGTGCTGTCGTATACCCGGCTTCGCGTCGGTACCGAATATACCAACGAAGTCGTCGATCAGGCGATCAAGGACCTGCTAGCCTCCGAACTGCTCGCAGACGTGCAGATCGAAGGGGTCGATACCGGCAATCTGGTGATCCGCATCCGCGAGAATCCGGTGATCAACCGCGTGATCTTTGAAGGCAACAAGCGCCTGAAGCAGGAAAAGATCGACAAGGAGGTCAAGCTCCGCCCGCGCCAGATCTTCACCCGCACCGCCGTCCGCGCCGACGTCGCGCGCATTATCGAGCTCTATCGCCGCCAGGGCCGCTTCGCCGCCAATGTCGAGCCGAAGATGGTCAGCCTCGACCAGAATCGCGTTGATGTGGTGTTCGAGATCAACGAGGGGCCGAAATCTAAGGTTCGCCAGATCAACATCATCGGCAATGAGGTGTTCTCCGACGGCAAGCTGCGCGGCGAGATGGCGACCAAGCAATCACGCATCACGTCGTTATTCAGTTCGAACACGTCGTACGATCAGGACCGCCTGGCCTATGACCAGCAGAAGCTGCGCCAGTTCTACCTGACCGAAGGCTATGCCGACTTCCGTGTGATCTCGGCGGTCGCCGAGCTCACCCCGGACAAGAAAGACTTCATCATCACCTATGTGGTGGAGGAAGGCCCGCGCTATAAGTTCGGTCCGGTGACGGTCGATAGCGCGATCCGCGATTTCGATGACAAGAAACTTGCCGCCGCCGTGCCGATCAAGGAAGGCCAGTGGTATAACGCCAAGGCCGTTGAGGATACGGTCGAGCAGCTCAGCGAGACCGCGGGCATCTTCGGTTACGCCTTTGCCGATGTCCGTCCGGATTTCCAGCGCGACCGCGAGAACCTGACGATGACGATGAACTTCCGCATCGCGGAAGCCAATCGCACCTATATCGAGCGCATCGACATCACCGGCAACCGCCAGACCCAAGACAAGGTGATCCGCCGCGAATTCCGTGTGGCCGAGGGCGACGCCTTCAACACCTTCCTCGTCAAGCGCTCGCAGGACCGCATCAACTCGCTGGGCTATTTCCAGGACAAGTTCGAGATTGAACGCAAGGAGGGCTCCGCGCCCGACCGCATCGTTCTCGCTGCGAACGTCGAAGAGAAGGCCAATGGCGAACTGACGCTGTCGGCCGGTTTTTCGAGCCTTGAGCAGTTCATACTTCAGGCATCGATCCGCCAGCGCAATTTCCGCGGCAAGGGCCAGACGATCTCGGCGTCGGTCGATTACTCGACCTATTCGAAGTCGGTTGAACTGGGCTTTACCGAGCCATATCTGTTCGACACCAACGTTGCGCTGGGCGGTTCCGTTTTCCGTCGCGATTACAACGCGTTCAACTATATCGGCTCAGATCGTCGCACGACTTATGGCCAGGTCTCGACCGGCTTCCAGCTCGTCGCCGGTGTGCCGCTTACCGAATACTGGACGCTGTCGGGCCGCTACTCGCTGATGCAGGATGATGTGACGCTGGATCGCTCCAGTTTCTACACCGACATGAACGGCAACGGCTCTTTTGACGCGAACGAATGCGATCCGGTCAAAGCCGGCCGCTATTATTGTGAGGCCGTTGGCAAGCGCATCACCTCGCTGGTTGGCCTGTCGCTGATCTACGACAGCCTTAACAGCCGTTTGCGCCCGACCCGCGGTCAGCGCCTTACCCTCGGCACCGATTTCGCCGGCCTTGGCGGCGACGTGAAATATGCCCGTGCGCGCATCGATGCGGACAAATATTGGAGCGTCGGCGGTGGCTTCATTTTCTCGGTTTCGGCTGAAGGCGGCTACATCCACAGCTTCGAGAAGGCGAAGTCGCCGGGCAGCGACCCGGTTCGCATCACCGATCGCTTCTACCTCGGCGAGCCCCAGTTCCGCGGCTTTGACATTCGCGGTGTCGGCCCGCGCGTCCAGCGCATCGCTTATACCGGCGATCCGACGACCGGCACGCAGCTGCTGGTCACGGACCGAGAGCAGATCATCGACGACGCGATCGGCGGTAAGGCCTATTATCTCACCAAGGCCGAACTCGAGATTCCGCTGGGCGCCGGCGCCGCGGAAATGGGCCTGCGTCCGTCGATCTTCGTAATGGCGGGCAGCCTGTTCAGCATCACGCGGCCGGCCAAGACGATCGAGTTCACTCAGGCGCGCGATACTTCAGGCACGCTGCTGTATAATACCGATGGTTCGCCGACGCTGTTGCCCAAGGACAACCTCATAAACGACGCGAACGGAAACGCGCTTTATGTCGTGAGTGGTAGCGACACGACCAATGCCGGTGCGTTGACCACCTGCACGGTGGGCTTCTCGGCCACCTCCGGGGGGCCGTGTATTGGCACCTCGATCAATACCCGGTATAATGTTCCCACCGCGCCGTTCTTCGAGCGCTATGTGGGCGACAGCGCCCGGCCACGTCTTTCGATCGGCTTCGGCGTCAACTGGAATTCGCCGTTCGGACCCCTGCGCATCGACATCGCGAAAGCGCTGCTGAGGGCCAAGGGCGATGACACCAAGCTCGTAACTTTCAATGTAGGGACTCAGTTCTGA
- a CDS encoding OmpH family outer membrane protein, producing MITKKRIIASLLAAPAAFAFAAPAMAQTANGIAFANPTSVVGSSKAFAAANQQISTTYKTSFDQMQQRRTALDNELKPLVAQLDTNKDGQVSDEEIKAAQTAKNPVIDKINAAQTNAQNDIGKLSNPAARAELFAIESILRQYEAAQLRVVTAKKIAVVLSPEVFMYAPDSADISEAITAEIDKTTPTVSIAPPADWQPSRETLQIQQQLVQIAQIRAYQAAAQQQQAGAPPAAPAAGKPAAGKPAAGKPAPAKPAEPR from the coding sequence ATGATTACCAAGAAGCGCATTATCGCGAGCCTGCTCGCCGCGCCGGCGGCGTTCGCGTTCGCGGCGCCCGCCATGGCGCAGACCGCCAATGGCATCGCCTTTGCCAATCCGACCTCGGTCGTCGGCAGTTCCAAGGCTTTCGCTGCGGCCAATCAGCAAATCTCGACGACGTACAAGACGTCGTTCGACCAGATGCAGCAGCGTCGTACCGCGCTCGACAATGAGCTCAAGCCGCTCGTCGCCCAGCTCGATACCAACAAGGACGGTCAGGTCTCGGACGAAGAGATCAAGGCTGCCCAGACCGCGAAGAACCCGGTGATCGACAAGATCAATGCGGCGCAGACCAACGCCCAGAATGACATCGGCAAGCTGAGCAACCCCGCCGCCCGCGCCGAGCTGTTCGCGATCGAATCGATCCTGCGCCAGTACGAAGCCGCGCAGCTCCGCGTCGTGACCGCCAAGAAGATCGCCGTCGTGCTTTCGCCGGAAGTCTTCATGTACGCGCCCGATTCAGCGGATATCAGCGAAGCGATCACCGCCGAGATCGACAAGACCACCCCGACCGTCAGCATCGCGCCGCCGGCCGATTGGCAGCCGAGCCGCGAGACCTTGCAGATCCAGCAGCAGCTCGTCCAGATCGCGCAGATCCGCGCCTATCAGGCGGCGGCGCAGCAGCAGCAGGCGGGAGCCCCGCCGGCAGCGCCTGCGGCCGGCAAGCCCGCTGCTGGCAAGCCCGCCGCTGGCAAACCTGCTCCCGCGAAGCCCGCCGAACCCCGGTGA
- the fabZ gene encoding 3-hydroxyacyl-ACP dehydratase FabZ yields the protein MSEVGSGGANIGPLDIGRVMAALPHRYPMLLVDRVEELVIDQRIVAIKAVSMNEEFFQGHFPGRPIMPGVLQVEALAQAAGVLAVESLGLAGSGKLVYFMSIGGVKFRKPVEPGCLLKLEVEFVQKRSRVCKFAGKATLDGEIATECEFTAMIADPPKS from the coding sequence GTGAGCGAAGTCGGATCCGGGGGCGCCAATATCGGCCCGCTCGATATCGGGCGGGTGATGGCAGCGCTTCCGCATCGCTATCCGATGCTGCTGGTCGATCGGGTCGAAGAACTCGTGATCGATCAGCGCATCGTCGCGATCAAGGCCGTCAGCATGAACGAGGAGTTCTTCCAGGGACATTTCCCCGGAAGGCCGATCATGCCCGGCGTCCTGCAGGTCGAAGCGCTGGCGCAGGCCGCGGGCGTGCTCGCGGTGGAAAGTCTTGGCCTCGCCGGTTCGGGCAAGCTGGTCTATTTCATGTCGATCGGCGGCGTGAAGTTCCGCAAGCCGGTCGAGCCTGGTTGCCTGCTCAAGCTCGAAGTCGAATTCGTCCAGAAACGCAGTCGCGTCTGCAAGTTCGCCGGCAAGGCGACCCTAGATGGCGAAATCGCGACCGAGTGCGAGTTCACCGCGATGATTGCGGACCCACCCAAGTCCTGA
- the rpmE gene encoding 50S ribosomal protein L31: MKNDTHPDYHMIKVQMTDGTVFETRSTWGKEGDLMTLDIDPLAHPAWTGGRGQLLDQGGQVARFNKRFGGLSLGKK; this comes from the coding sequence GTGAAGAACGACACGCATCCCGATTATCACATGATCAAGGTCCAGATGACCGACGGCACCGTCTTCGAGACGCGTTCGACCTGGGGTAAGGAAGGCGATCTGATGACGCTCGACATCGATCCGCTCGCGCATCCGGCCTGGACCGGCGGCCGCGGTCAGCTTCTTGATCAGGGCGGTCAGGTCGCGCGCTTCAACAAGCGCTTTGGTGGTCTCAGCCTCGGCAAGAAGTAA
- a CDS encoding PilZ domain-containing protein — protein sequence MATQKTAPFAAEYEPAENLGRRRSPRAPVSLDARIGRGGLDRTLCKVTDISLHGAGIQTYSELRLGNMIWLSLPKIGHVAAKVVWVGDFEAGVEFQEPLTTEAFEILTSQ from the coding sequence ATGGCAACCCAAAAGACCGCTCCCTTTGCCGCCGAGTATGAGCCCGCCGAGAACCTCGGCCGCCGCCGCAGTCCGCGCGCGCCGGTCTCGCTCGACGCGCGCATCGGCCGTGGCGGTCTTGACCGGACACTGTGCAAGGTCACTGACATCTCGCTGCACGGTGCGGGTATCCAGACCTATTCGGAGCTGCGCCTTGGCAACATGATCTGGTTGTCGCTGCCCAAGATCGGGCATGTCGCTGCGAAGGTCGTCTGGGTCGGGGATTTCGAAGCCGGCGTGGAATTCCAGGAGCCGCTGACAACCGAAGCGTTCGAGATACTTACGTCACAATGA
- a CDS encoding FAD-linked oxidase C-terminal domain-containing protein, giving the protein MSVIQFAQPRKALSSEFLDAIGVIFGDRLKLGEAVRSQHGQSESHYGEILPDAVVYAHSTEEVVALVKACNVHEVPIVAFGAGTSLEGNTLAVRGGISLDLSEMNQILEVNAEDLDCTVQAGVRREELNAWIRDQGLFFPIDPGANATIGGMASTRASGTNAVRYGTMREAILSLRVVTPDGREIRTARRARKSAAGYDLTRLLIGAEGTLGIITEVTLRLHGIPEMISSAVCSFETVGGAVDTVVQSIQLGIPLARVEILDDVQIKAVNRWSKLDYPELTTLFFEFHGSPAHVEEQIAMVREISGMNGGGAFKWSNLPEERSKLWKARHEAYYAAVNLRAGALGWATDVCVPISRLAECILETKQDLLSCSVPGTIVGHVGDGNFHVIFSIDPNSPEEMIEVEAFNKKLVARALAMDGTCTGEHGIGLGKQDALIDELGDAVGLMRQIKMALDPKDLFNPGKIFQL; this is encoded by the coding sequence ATGTCCGTAATCCAGTTCGCGCAGCCGCGAAAGGCGCTGTCGTCCGAGTTCCTGGACGCGATCGGCGTGATCTTTGGCGACCGGCTCAAGCTGGGTGAGGCGGTGCGCAGCCAGCATGGGCAGAGCGAGTCGCATTACGGCGAGATCCTGCCCGACGCGGTGGTCTATGCCCATTCGACCGAGGAAGTCGTGGCGCTGGTCAAGGCGTGCAATGTCCACGAGGTGCCGATCGTTGCCTTCGGTGCCGGCACTTCGCTGGAGGGCAACACGCTCGCGGTGCGCGGCGGCATCAGCCTCGATCTCAGTGAGATGAACCAGATCCTCGAGGTCAATGCCGAGGATCTCGACTGCACCGTCCAGGCTGGCGTTCGCCGCGAGGAACTGAACGCGTGGATTCGCGACCAGGGGCTGTTCTTCCCGATCGACCCCGGCGCCAACGCCACGATCGGTGGCATGGCCTCGACTCGCGCATCGGGCACCAACGCGGTGCGCTATGGCACGATGCGCGAGGCGATCCTGTCGCTACGCGTGGTCACGCCCGATGGCCGCGAAATCCGCACCGCGCGGCGCGCGCGCAAATCGGCCGCTGGCTATGATCTCACCCGATTGTTGATCGGCGCAGAAGGCACGCTTGGCATCATCACCGAAGTCACGCTGCGGCTGCACGGTATTCCCGAGATGATCTCGTCGGCGGTCTGCTCGTTCGAGACGGTCGGCGGCGCGGTCGATACCGTCGTCCAGTCGATCCAGCTCGGCATCCCGCTTGCCCGGGTCGAGATCCTCGACGATGTGCAGATCAAGGCGGTCAACCGCTGGTCGAAGCTCGACTATCCCGAGCTGACCACCTTGTTCTTCGAATTCCATGGTTCGCCGGCGCATGTCGAGGAGCAGATCGCGATGGTTCGCGAGATTAGCGGCATGAATGGAGGCGGCGCGTTCAAATGGTCGAATCTGCCCGAGGAGCGATCGAAGCTGTGGAAGGCGCGGCATGAAGCCTATTACGCCGCCGTCAACCTGCGCGCGGGGGCGCTGGGCTGGGCGACGGATGTGTGCGTGCCGATCAGCCGCCTTGCCGAGTGCATCCTCGAGACCAAGCAGGATCTGCTGAGCTGCAGCGTGCCGGGAACGATCGTCGGCCATGTCGGCGACGGTAATTTCCATGTGATCTTCTCGATCGACCCGAATTCGCCCGAGGAAATGATCGAGGTTGAGGCGTTCAACAAGAAGCTGGTGGCGCGGGCGCTGGCGATGGACGGCACCTGCACCGGCGAGCATGGCATCGGGCTTGGCAAGCAGGATGCGCTGATCGACGAGCTTGGCGACGCCGTCGGGCTGATGCGCCAGATCAAGATGGCGCTCGACCCCAAGGACCTGTTCAATCCCGGCAAGATCTTTCAGCTGTGA